A region from the Triticum urartu cultivar G1812 chromosome 1, Tu2.1, whole genome shotgun sequence genome encodes:
- the LOC125539049 gene encoding anthranilate O-methyltransferase 3-like: MEVEQWLHMANGDGENSYATNSRLQEKAMLETRPVLQGAVVELYRSLPDKSTMVVADLGCSSGPNTLLLVWEVIGTISDHNREEEQEQRPPAAAMELQFFLNDLPGNDFNLVFRSLDRLQELTADRRPQYYVAGMPGSFYTRLFPCRSVHLFHSSYSLMWTSKVRDELSRGAYLNEESIYIGKSTPPAVIKLYQEEYQKDLSLFLTLRFNELVRGGHMVLTFLGRKSKDIARIGDVCETWTLLFFCNVWQGLVEKEKLVSFNLPFYAPSMDEVKAVVEENNLFNVEHMSVFESSWDPQDYDTNDDVVLGCSSSGLNVARCIRAVAEPLIKKHFGEAILDDLFMVYASMISKHLKKAKAKYPIIIIYLKAKH, translated from the exons ATGGAGGTAGAGCAATGGCTTCACATGGCCAACGGCGACGGAGAGAACAGCTACGCCACCAACTCCAGACTCCAA gagaaggccaTGCTTGAGACCAGGCCGGTGCTCCAGGGCGCCGTGGTGGAGCTGTACAGGTCACTGCCGGACAAGAGCACCATGGTCGTCGCCGACCTAGGCTGCTCGTCAGGGCCGAACACGCTGCTGCTTGTGTGGGAGGTCATCGGTACAATCTCCGACCACAACCGGGAAGAAGAGCAGGAGCAGCGCCCTCCTGCCGCAGCCATGGAGTTGCAGTTCTTCCTCAACGACCTGCCGGGGAACGACTTCAACCTCGTCTTCAGGTCGCTGGATCGGCTGCAGGAGCTCACCGCCGATAGGAGGCCGCAATACTACGTGGCCGGGATGCCGGGTTCTTTCTACACCAGGCTGTTCCCATGCCGGAGTGTCCACCTCTTCCATTCCTCCTACTCCCTCATGTGGACGTCCAAG GTACGGGATGAGCTTTCAAGAGGTGCTTACCTGAATGAAGAGAGCATCTACATTGGCAAGAGTACTCCTCCAGCTGTGATAAAACTATACCAAGAAGAGTACCAAAAGGACCTGTCTTTGTTCCTGACGCTGCGATTCAATGAACTTGTACGTGGTGGGCATATGGTTCTAACATTTCTAGGCAGAAAGAGCAAAGACAT AGCACGAATTGGTGACGTCTGTGAAACTTGGACAC TACTATTTTTCTGCAACGTGTGGCAGGGCCTTGTGGAGAAGGAGAAGCTGGTCTCTTTCAACCTTCCATTTTATGCGCCATCTATGGACGAAGTGAAGGCTGTGGTTGAGGAGAACAATCTCTTCAATGTGGAACACATGAGTGTGTTTGAATCAAGCTGGGATCCACAAGACTACGACACAAACGATGATGTCGTGTTGGGCTGCAGCAGTAGTGGGTTGAATGTTGCCAGGTGCATAAGGGCGGTGGCGGAACCGCTGATTAAGAAACACTTCGGAGAGGCCATTCTTGATGATCTGTTTATGGTTTATGCCAGCATGATTTCAAAGCACCTCAAGAAAGCGAAGGCCAAGTATCCTATAATTATCATCTATTTGAAGGCCAAGCACTAA